Proteins encoded in a region of the Streptomyces sp. NBC_00258 genome:
- a CDS encoding RsmB/NOP family class I SAM-dependent RNA methyltransferase: MNEQSRRPRQQGKPYRRPKKDPVRMLAFDALRAVDERDAYANLVLPPLLRKAREKGDFDGRDAALATELVYGTLRRQGTYDAVISACVDRPLREVDPPVLDVLSLGAHQLLGTRIPTHAAVSASVELARVVLGDGRAKFVNAVLRKIAQHDLDGWLELVAPPYDEDAEDHLAVVHSHPRWVVSALWDSLGGGRAGIEDLLEADNERPEVTLVARPGRSTADEILGALGEENALPGRWSPYAVRLSEGGEPGAIDAVREGRAGVQDEGSQLVALALANAPLDGPDKAWLDGCAGPGGKAAMLAGLAAERGAVLLASEKQPHRAGLVARALAGNPGPYQVIAADGTRPPWRPGTFDRVLMDVPCTGLGALRRRPEARWRRRPEDLDGFAPLQRGLLRTALDSVRVGGVVAYATCSPHLAETRVVVDDVLKQHGGSAELLDARPLFPGVPALGDGPDVQLWPHLHGTDAMYLALIRRTG, translated from the coding sequence GTGAACGAGCAGTCCCGTCGGCCCCGGCAGCAGGGCAAGCCGTACCGTCGTCCCAAGAAGGACCCCGTGCGGATGCTTGCCTTCGACGCGTTGCGGGCGGTGGACGAGAGGGACGCGTACGCGAATCTCGTGTTGCCGCCGCTGCTGCGGAAGGCGCGGGAGAAGGGCGACTTCGACGGGCGGGACGCGGCGCTGGCCACGGAGCTGGTGTACGGGACGCTGCGACGGCAGGGGACGTACGACGCCGTCATCTCCGCGTGCGTCGACCGGCCGCTCCGCGAAGTCGACCCGCCGGTGCTGGACGTGCTGAGCCTCGGTGCGCATCAGCTGCTCGGGACGCGGATCCCCACGCATGCCGCCGTGTCCGCGTCGGTCGAGCTGGCGCGGGTCGTGCTCGGCGACGGGCGGGCGAAGTTCGTGAACGCCGTGCTGCGGAAGATCGCGCAGCACGATCTCGACGGCTGGCTGGAACTGGTCGCGCCGCCGTACGACGAGGACGCCGAGGACCATCTGGCCGTGGTGCACTCGCATCCACGATGGGTCGTCTCGGCGCTGTGGGACTCGCTGGGGGGCGGACGCGCGGGGATCGAGGATCTCCTCGAAGCCGACAACGAGAGGCCCGAGGTGACCCTTGTGGCCCGCCCGGGGCGCTCCACCGCCGATGAGATCCTCGGCGCGCTCGGAGAGGAGAACGCACTGCCGGGGCGCTGGTCGCCGTACGCCGTGCGGCTGTCCGAGGGCGGCGAGCCGGGCGCCATCGACGCCGTACGCGAAGGCCGTGCGGGCGTGCAGGACGAGGGCAGCCAGCTCGTGGCGCTCGCCCTCGCCAACGCGCCCCTCGACGGACCGGACAAGGCATGGCTCGACGGCTGCGCCGGACCCGGCGGCAAGGCGGCCATGCTCGCCGGACTCGCCGCCGAGCGCGGGGCCGTGCTGCTCGCCTCCGAGAAGCAGCCGCACCGGGCCGGCCTCGTCGCCAGGGCGCTCGCCGGGAACCCGGGGCCCTACCAGGTCATCGCCGCCGACGGGACACGGCCGCCGTGGCGTCCGGGGACGTTCGACCGCGTACTGATGGACGTGCCCTGCACGGGTCTTGGTGCCCTGCGCCGTCGTCCCGAGGCCCGCTGGCGGCGGCGCCCCGAGGACCTGGACGGGTTCGCGCCGTTGCAGCGCGGACTGCTGCGTACGGCACTCGACTCGGTGCGGGTCGGCGGTGTCGTCGCGTACGCCACCTGCTCGCCGCACCTCGCCGAGACCCGGGTCGTGGTCGACGACGTGCTCAAGCAGCACGGCGGCTCGGCCGAACTCCTCGACGCCCGCCCGCTCTTCCCGGGCGTACCGGCCCTGGGCGACGGCCCCGACGTACAGCTGTGGCCGCATCTGCACGGGACGGACGCCATGTACCTGGCGCTGATCCGCCGGACCGGCTGA
- a CDS encoding DUF488 domain-containing protein: MQAALARVRIAYEHRPDLAPTTELRRLQYAEDARRGVGKRSRHELAAEYTRRYSAEILDSADLTPIVSALSSGGVAALFCVERDAEACHRSLIARRLAEQHRVTVEHLRPL, from the coding sequence CTGCAGGCGGCCCTCGCCCGTGTCCGGATCGCCTACGAGCACCGTCCCGACCTCGCCCCGACCACCGAGCTACGCCGGCTCCAGTACGCCGAGGACGCTCGCCGAGGGGTCGGCAAACGCTCCCGCCACGAGCTCGCTGCCGAGTACACCCGCCGCTACTCCGCCGAGATCCTAGACAGCGCCGACCTCACGCCGATCGTGTCGGCGCTGTCGAGCGGTGGGGTCGCGGCGCTGTTCTGCGTCGAGCGCGACGCGGAAGCCTGCCACCGCTCGTTGATCGCCCGGCGACTGGCCGAGCAACACCGCGTCACGGTCGAGCACCTGCGCCCGTTGTGA
- a CDS encoding RidA family protein, whose amino-acid sequence MERTAVNPVTWSAEMGFNQGELVSGHTRILYISGQTAMSGDGKPEHDGDMAAQLALSIDNLEAVLGEAGMSLANLVRLNVYATDVDLLFQHYGVLAARLGAAGVAPATTMLGVTRLAIPGQLVELEGTAVA is encoded by the coding sequence ATGGAACGAACGGCGGTCAACCCGGTGACCTGGTCGGCGGAGATGGGATTCAACCAGGGTGAGCTCGTCTCCGGGCACACCCGGATCCTTTACATATCGGGGCAGACCGCGATGAGCGGCGACGGCAAGCCCGAGCATGACGGTGACATGGCGGCGCAGTTGGCGCTGAGCATCGACAACCTGGAGGCCGTGCTCGGCGAGGCCGGCATGTCTCTCGCGAACCTGGTCCGGCTCAACGTCTACGCGACCGACGTCGATCTGCTGTTCCAGCACTACGGGGTGCTGGCGGCGCGGTTGGGCGCCGCCGGGGTGGCGCCGGCCACCACGATGCTCGGGGTGACGCGGCTGGCGATCCCCGGCCAGCTGGTCGAGCTGGAGGGGACCGCCGTCGCGTGA
- a CDS encoding helix-turn-helix transcriptional regulator, with amino-acid sequence MRADRLVSLVLLLRQRGRLTADTLARELEVSTRTVLRDIEALSAAGVPVYAERGRHGGFALSPGFRTELTGLNHDEALALLTAGSGRGELVFGLGSALASAMRKVVDALPESHRASASDAAQRFLVDPETDLLSRRPVTEEVPDTVMIEVRRAVLAGHKLRIHYAATGRPPQWRTVDPIGLVTVRDRGYLLATRSGEDRTYRLSRMSAAEELPETAQRPNRVDLDRIWRERSAEFLSGGDHSTVLVRVNPARREELLDTALAVRAEEPDADGWLRLEVTFQDSRHAEWALWQLSTDAEALAPRSLRTALRNRADAMATRYGDST; translated from the coding sequence ATGCGTGCCGACCGGTTGGTCTCGCTTGTGCTGCTGCTGCGGCAGCGCGGTCGGCTGACTGCCGACACGCTGGCCCGGGAGCTGGAGGTGTCCACCCGCACCGTGCTGCGCGACATCGAGGCGCTGTCGGCGGCCGGCGTCCCGGTCTACGCCGAACGCGGCAGGCACGGCGGGTTCGCGTTGTCGCCCGGTTTCCGGACCGAGCTCACCGGCCTGAACCACGACGAGGCCCTTGCCCTGCTGACCGCCGGATCGGGGCGCGGCGAGCTGGTGTTCGGCCTCGGCTCGGCGCTCGCCTCGGCCATGCGGAAGGTGGTCGACGCCCTGCCCGAGAGCCACCGGGCGAGCGCGAGCGACGCGGCCCAGCGGTTTCTCGTCGACCCGGAGACCGACCTGCTCTCCCGTCGGCCGGTCACCGAGGAGGTACCCGACACCGTGATGATCGAGGTCCGGCGCGCGGTGCTCGCCGGACACAAGTTGCGCATCCACTACGCGGCCACGGGCCGGCCACCGCAGTGGCGCACGGTGGACCCGATCGGCCTGGTCACCGTACGAGACCGGGGCTACCTACTGGCCACGAGATCCGGCGAGGACCGCACCTACCGGCTGTCGCGGATGTCGGCCGCCGAGGAACTCCCCGAAACGGCACAGCGGCCGAACCGGGTCGATCTGGACCGGATCTGGCGGGAGCGCTCCGCGGAGTTCCTCTCCGGCGGCGACCACAGCACCGTGCTGGTACGGGTGAACCCGGCGCGGCGGGAGGAACTGCTGGACACCGCGCTGGCCGTCCGCGCGGAAGAACCCGACGCGGACGGCTGGCTGCGGCTTGAGGTGACCTTCCAGGATTCACGGCACGCCGAATGGGCGCTGTGGCAGCTCAGCACGGACGCGGAGGCCCTGGCCCCGCGGTCGTTGCGCACCGCCCTGCGGAACCGAGCCGACGCGATGGCCACCCGGTACGGAGACTCCACCTGA
- a CDS encoding MMPL family transporter — MTDAQGKQGRGIGWLVCGRRSKWIVVGLWLVLLFLTAPFASKLTDAQDNDAASWLPGSAESTQVLEISEDFRPEQIPAVVVYARESGLTAEERAQIDEDARQIKELRAHGILGAETRGPVFDRQTDPRAAQIYVPIRMDEKGWEEISPAVDSIRDVTGKGGDGLAVHVTGPGGTSADFSEAFEGIDSTLLFSAMAVVIVMLLLTYRSPTLLLVPLLGVVAALFTAQAVIYFLAEHAGLTVNGQSAGILTVLVFGAGTDYALLLVARYREELRRHEDRHEAMALALHRAGPAVLASGATVVLSMLVLLAAEMNSTRGLGPVAAIGVAVALAAMMTLFPALLVIFGRWIFWPVIPHFGSADPTERGVWARMGNRITRRPRLIWGVTAAALALLSLGLIQLRAEGISNADAFTGKPDSIVGQEVSARYFPAGSGDPLVIVSNRAQAEDVGQAVAATRGVVPESLGLPPGTKPEFEGKVLFEATMTAPADSEAAKQTVERVRDAVHEVPDADAQVGGGTASLLDMDKATTHDNILIIPLVLIVVLLILCAVLRALVAPLLLIGTVVLSFAAALGISALAFRHIFDYAGESTDFPLFVFVFLVALGIDYNIFLTTRIREEAGRQGTRKGVVTGLATTGAVITSAGLVLAGTFAALGTLPMVAFAEIGFAVALGVLLDTFIVRSVLVPSLFLDVGPKVWWPHRLAHEDGGTAGPPTATDPGTGPPEPASKPGGAPE, encoded by the coding sequence ATGACGGACGCACAGGGGAAGCAGGGACGCGGCATCGGCTGGCTGGTGTGCGGCCGACGCAGCAAATGGATCGTCGTGGGACTGTGGCTGGTGCTGCTGTTCCTGACGGCGCCCTTCGCCTCGAAACTCACCGACGCACAGGACAACGACGCGGCGTCCTGGCTGCCCGGATCCGCCGAATCCACCCAAGTCCTGGAGATCTCCGAGGACTTCAGGCCGGAACAGATCCCCGCGGTGGTCGTGTACGCCCGTGAGAGCGGCCTGACGGCCGAGGAGCGGGCACAGATCGACGAGGACGCACGCCAGATCAAGGAACTGCGTGCGCACGGCATCCTCGGCGCGGAGACCCGCGGCCCGGTGTTCGACCGGCAGACCGATCCGCGCGCGGCCCAGATCTACGTCCCCATCAGGATGGACGAGAAGGGCTGGGAGGAGATCTCGCCCGCCGTCGACTCGATCCGTGACGTGACCGGCAAGGGCGGCGACGGGCTCGCCGTGCATGTGACGGGCCCGGGCGGTACGTCCGCGGACTTCTCCGAGGCCTTCGAGGGCATCGACTCCACACTCCTGTTCTCGGCGATGGCCGTCGTCATCGTGATGCTGCTGCTGACCTACCGCAGTCCCACCCTGCTGCTGGTCCCGCTGCTCGGCGTGGTCGCCGCACTGTTCACCGCGCAGGCGGTGATCTACTTCCTCGCCGAGCACGCGGGCCTGACCGTCAACGGCCAGAGCGCGGGCATTCTCACCGTCCTCGTCTTCGGCGCGGGGACCGACTATGCCCTGCTCCTGGTGGCCCGCTACCGGGAGGAACTGCGCCGCCACGAGGACCGCCACGAGGCGATGGCACTCGCCCTGCACCGGGCGGGCCCTGCGGTACTCGCGTCCGGCGCGACCGTCGTCCTGAGCATGCTGGTGCTGCTCGCCGCCGAGATGAACTCGACGCGCGGCCTCGGCCCGGTCGCCGCCATCGGCGTCGCCGTGGCACTGGCCGCGATGATGACCCTCTTCCCGGCCCTGCTGGTGATCTTCGGCCGCTGGATCTTCTGGCCGGTGATCCCGCACTTCGGCTCCGCGGACCCGACCGAGCGCGGTGTCTGGGCGCGGATGGGCAACCGCATCACCCGTCGCCCGCGGCTGATCTGGGGCGTCACGGCGGCGGCGCTCGCACTGCTCTCCCTGGGCCTGATCCAGCTGCGCGCGGAGGGCATCAGCAACGCCGACGCCTTCACCGGCAAACCCGACTCGATCGTCGGCCAGGAGGTGTCCGCGCGCTACTTCCCCGCGGGCAGCGGCGATCCGCTCGTCATCGTCAGCAACCGCGCCCAGGCCGAGGACGTCGGCCAGGCGGTCGCGGCCACCCGCGGTGTCGTACCGGAATCCCTCGGCCTGCCACCGGGCACGAAACCCGAGTTCGAGGGCAAGGTCCTCTTCGAGGCCACGATGACCGCACCCGCGGACAGCGAGGCAGCGAAACAGACGGTGGAGCGGGTACGGGACGCCGTGCACGAAGTACCGGACGCCGACGCGCAGGTGGGCGGCGGCACGGCCTCACTGCTCGACATGGACAAGGCCACGACCCACGACAACATCCTGATCATCCCGTTGGTGCTCATCGTGGTCCTGCTGATCCTGTGCGCCGTGCTCCGCGCCCTGGTCGCCCCGCTGCTGCTGATCGGCACGGTGGTGCTGTCCTTCGCCGCCGCGCTGGGGATCAGTGCGCTCGCGTTCCGCCACATCTTCGACTACGCGGGCGAGTCGACGGACTTCCCCCTGTTCGTCTTCGTGTTCCTGGTCGCCCTGGGCATCGACTACAACATCTTCCTGACCACCCGCATCCGCGAGGAGGCGGGCCGCCAGGGCACCCGCAAGGGCGTGGTCACGGGCCTCGCCACCACCGGTGCGGTCATCACCTCGGCGGGCCTGGTCCTCGCCGGAACCTTCGCCGCCCTCGGCACGCTCCCCATGGTCGCCTTCGCCGAGATCGGCTTCGCGGTCGCCCTGGGCGTACTGCTCGACACGTTCATCGTGCGCTCGGTGCTCGTGCCGTCCCTGTTCCTGGACGTCGGCCCGAAGGTGTGGTGGCCGCACCGGCTGGCCCACGAGGACGGGGGCACGGCAGGTCCTCCGACGGCCACCGACCCCGGGACCGGGCCTCCGGAACCGGCGTCGAAGCCGGGAGGCGCGCCGGAGTAG
- the rpe gene encoding ribulose-phosphate 3-epimerase: protein MAAQINPSILSADFARLAEEAKAVEGADWLHVDVMDNHFVPNLTLGVPVVESLARATDTPLDCHLMIEDADRWAPQYVEAGAGSVTFHVEAAAAPVRLAREIRAKGARASMALRPATPIEPYEDLLPELDMLLIMTVEPGFGGQAFLDIMLPKIRRTRELINKHGLELWLQVDGGVSASTIERCAEAGADVFVAGSAVYGAADPAQAVRALRTQAEEATAQAAWACDH from the coding sequence ATGGCCGCGCAGATCAACCCCAGCATCCTGTCCGCCGACTTCGCCCGCCTTGCCGAGGAGGCAAAGGCGGTGGAAGGGGCTGACTGGCTCCATGTCGACGTGATGGACAACCATTTCGTCCCGAACCTCACGCTAGGTGTGCCGGTCGTAGAGTCTCTGGCGCGTGCTACGGACACGCCGCTGGACTGCCATCTGATGATCGAGGACGCCGATCGGTGGGCGCCGCAGTACGTAGAAGCGGGTGCCGGGTCCGTCACCTTCCATGTCGAGGCGGCCGCCGCACCCGTGCGGCTCGCCCGCGAGATCCGGGCCAAGGGCGCCCGGGCCTCCATGGCCCTGCGGCCCGCGACTCCCATCGAGCCGTACGAGGACCTGCTCCCCGAGCTCGACATGTTGCTGATCATGACCGTCGAGCCGGGCTTCGGAGGCCAGGCCTTTCTCGACATCATGCTGCCCAAGATCCGCCGCACCCGCGAGTTGATCAACAAGCACGGCCTCGAGCTGTGGCTGCAGGTCGACGGCGGGGTCTCGGCCTCCACCATCGAGCGCTGCGCCGAGGCGGGCGCCGACGTCTTCGTCGCCGGTTCGGCGGTGTACGGGGCGGCCGACCCCGCCCAGGCGGTACGTGCATTGCGCACGCAGGCGGAGGAGGCGACGGCCCAGGCAGCATGGGCATGCGACCACTGA
- a CDS encoding sugar-binding transcriptional regulator has translation MNSSEEIAVSGMSAGRSAMRMGPAELVQAAAMARRFYLEGKSKIQIAEEFGVSRFKVARVLETALERDLVRIEIRVPAELDAERSDALRARYGLRHAVVVESPAEAEESPDPENLGEVAADLLGELVAEGDVLGLAWGRSTIHMAAALDRLPPCTVVQLTGVYDAGTAERGSVEAVRRAAQVSGGDAHPIYAPMLLPDVATAAALRSQTGIARAFEYFDKVTVACVSIGSWEAGISTVHDMLTEEERAHYATLGVAAEMSAHLFDSEGRRVGRDLGERCITVEADRLRRIPEVVAIAGGQRKAAAIDAVLRSGLVTSLVTDTAAADYLMTAGSTPRPALNRADPDGP, from the coding sequence GTGAACAGCAGTGAGGAGATCGCCGTGTCGGGTATGTCGGCGGGCCGGTCGGCCATGCGGATGGGACCCGCTGAGCTGGTGCAGGCGGCGGCCATGGCCCGCCGTTTCTACCTAGAGGGCAAGTCCAAGATCCAGATCGCCGAGGAGTTCGGCGTCAGCCGCTTCAAGGTGGCCCGGGTCCTGGAGACCGCCCTCGAACGGGATCTCGTGAGGATCGAGATCCGCGTCCCCGCCGAGCTGGACGCGGAGCGCTCGGACGCGCTGCGCGCCCGCTACGGCCTGCGGCATGCCGTCGTCGTCGAGTCCCCGGCCGAGGCCGAGGAGTCGCCCGACCCGGAGAACCTCGGTGAGGTCGCCGCCGACCTGCTCGGTGAACTCGTCGCCGAGGGCGATGTGCTCGGCCTCGCCTGGGGCCGCTCCACCATCCACATGGCGGCCGCGCTCGACCGGCTGCCGCCGTGCACGGTGGTGCAGTTGACGGGTGTCTACGACGCAGGGACGGCCGAGCGCGGCTCGGTCGAGGCGGTCCGCCGGGCCGCCCAGGTCTCGGGCGGGGACGCCCATCCCATCTACGCGCCGATGCTGCTGCCGGACGTGGCCACCGCGGCGGCGCTGCGCAGCCAGACGGGGATCGCCCGCGCCTTCGAGTACTTCGACAAGGTCACCGTCGCCTGTGTGTCGATCGGCTCCTGGGAGGCAGGCATCTCGACGGTGCACGACATGCTCACCGAGGAGGAGCGCGCCCACTACGCCACCCTCGGTGTGGCCGCCGAGATGTCCGCGCACCTCTTCGACTCCGAGGGCCGTCGCGTCGGGCGGGACCTGGGGGAGCGGTGCATCACCGTCGAGGCCGACCGGCTGCGGCGGATCCCCGAGGTCGTCGCGATCGCCGGTGGCCAGCGCAAGGCGGCCGCCATCGACGCGGTGCTGCGGTCGGGCCTGGTCACCAGCCTGGTGACGGACACGGCGGCCGCGGACTATCTGATGACGGCGGGTTCGACCCCGCGCCCCGCCCTGAACCGGGCGGACCCGGACGGGCCCTGA
- a CDS encoding ribonuclease domain-containing protein, with the protein MLLRSVPRLFPGLFLCLVGCLAAVLLTGCSSADTSTGTGAGTGSATSTAAPSWAEGMETVEEGRLPAEALRTLALIDAGGPFPYAKDGSVFGNFERELPRHERGFYHEYTVRTPGERDRGARRIVTGRGGEVYYTDDHYNSFWAVLR; encoded by the coding sequence ATGCTGCTCCGGTCCGTCCCCCGTCTGTTTCCGGGGCTGTTCCTCTGTCTCGTCGGGTGTCTCGCCGCGGTGCTGCTGACCGGCTGCTCGTCGGCGGACACATCGACAGGGACCGGCGCCGGCACCGGGTCGGCCACGAGCACCGCGGCCCCCTCCTGGGCCGAGGGCATGGAGACGGTCGAGGAGGGGCGGCTGCCCGCCGAGGCCCTTCGGACGCTCGCCCTCATCGACGCGGGCGGCCCCTTCCCGTACGCCAAGGACGGCTCCGTGTTCGGGAACTTCGAGCGTGAACTGCCGCGCCACGAGCGCGGTTTCTACCACGAGTACACGGTGCGGACGCCCGGCGAGCGGGACCGCGGAGCCCGGCGCATTGTCACGGGGCGGGGTGGCGAGGTCTACTACACCGATGATCACTACAACTCGTTCTGGGCGGTGCTGAGATGA
- a CDS encoding barstar family protein codes for MTHDVAGRHVVALDLDGVADKAGLMERCVRALELPDWFGRNWDALADSLGDSTVWPSPAVEQGLLVVVTGWQPYAKARPDEWEIVQDVFSQAADRTPPLTVALALGGSHH; via the coding sequence ATGACGCACGACGTGGCGGGCCGCCACGTGGTCGCGCTGGACCTCGACGGCGTCGCGGACAAGGCGGGCCTCATGGAGCGCTGCGTACGCGCCCTGGAGCTGCCGGACTGGTTCGGGCGCAACTGGGACGCGCTCGCCGACAGCCTCGGCGACTCCACCGTCTGGCCCTCGCCCGCCGTGGAGCAGGGGCTGCTCGTCGTCGTCACCGGCTGGCAGCCGTACGCGAAGGCGCGGCCCGACGAATGGGAGATCGTGCAGGACGTGTTCTCCCAGGCCGCGGACCGCACTCCGCCGCTCACCGTGGCGCTGGCTCTTGGAGGATCGCACCACTAG
- a CDS encoding GuaB1 family IMP dehydrogenase-related protein, producing the protein MRFLNDIQPAYDLTYDDVFMVPSRSAVGSRQGVDLASPDGSGTTIPLVVANMTAIAGRRMAETLARRGGLVVIPQDIPIEVVTEVVSWVKSRHLVLDTPIVLAPHQTVADALSLLQKRAHNAGVVVDDDGRPVGVVTDADLSGVDRFTQLSEVMSRDLLLLDADIEPGEAFNRLDHANRRYAPAVDKDGRLAGILTRKGALRATLYTPATDADGKLRIAAAVGINGDVAGKAKQLLAAGVDTLVVDTAHGHQESMIAAVKAVRGLDPQVPIVAGNIVAAEGVRDLIEAGADIIKVGVGPGAMCTTRMMTGVGRPQFSAVLECAAEAKKFGKHVWADGGVRHPRDVAMALAAGASNVMIGSWFAGTYESPGDLQQDADGRLYKESFGMASARAVRNRTSEESAYDRARKALFEEGISTSRMFLDPSRPGVEDLIDSIIAGVRSSCTYAGANSLEEFAERAVVGIQSAAGYAEGQPLHASWS; encoded by the coding sequence GTGCGTTTCCTCAACGACATCCAGCCCGCGTACGACCTGACGTACGACGACGTCTTCATGGTGCCGAGCCGTTCCGCGGTCGGTTCGCGGCAGGGCGTCGACCTGGCTTCGCCGGACGGCAGCGGCACCACGATTCCGCTGGTCGTCGCCAACATGACGGCCATCGCGGGCCGCCGGATGGCCGAGACACTGGCCCGCCGGGGCGGGCTCGTCGTCATTCCGCAGGACATCCCCATCGAGGTAGTCACCGAGGTCGTCTCCTGGGTCAAGAGCCGTCATCTCGTCCTGGACACCCCGATCGTGCTGGCCCCGCACCAGACGGTCGCCGACGCGCTGTCCCTGCTGCAGAAGCGCGCACACAACGCCGGTGTCGTGGTGGACGACGACGGCAGGCCGGTCGGCGTGGTCACCGACGCCGACCTGAGCGGCGTCGACCGCTTCACGCAGCTGTCCGAAGTCATGTCCCGGGACCTGCTGCTGCTCGACGCGGACATCGAGCCGGGCGAGGCGTTCAACAGGCTCGACCACGCGAACCGCCGGTACGCCCCCGCCGTGGACAAGGACGGCAGGCTCGCCGGCATCCTCACCCGCAAGGGCGCCCTGCGCGCCACGCTCTACACGCCGGCCACCGACGCGGACGGCAAGCTGCGCATCGCGGCCGCCGTCGGTATCAACGGCGATGTCGCGGGCAAGGCCAAGCAGCTCCTCGCCGCCGGCGTCGACACGCTCGTCGTGGACACCGCGCACGGCCACCAGGAGTCGATGATCGCCGCGGTCAAGGCGGTTCGCGGGCTCGACCCCCAGGTGCCGATCGTCGCGGGCAACATCGTCGCCGCCGAGGGCGTACGCGACCTCATCGAGGCCGGCGCGGACATCATCAAGGTCGGTGTCGGACCGGGCGCCATGTGCACCACGCGCATGATGACCGGTGTGGGCCGCCCGCAGTTCTCGGCCGTGCTCGAATGCGCCGCCGAGGCGAAGAAGTTCGGCAAGCACGTGTGGGCCGACGGCGGTGTGCGCCACCCGCGCGACGTCGCCATGGCGCTGGCCGCGGGCGCGTCGAACGTCATGATCGGTTCCTGGTTCGCCGGTACGTACGAGTCGCCGGGCGACCTCCAGCAGGACGCCGACGGCCGCCTCTACAAGGAGTCGTTCGGCATGGCGTCCGCCCGCGCGGTGCGCAACCGCACCTCGGAGGAGTCGGCGTACGACCGTGCCCGCAAGGCCCTGTTCGAGGAGGGCATCTCGACCTCGCGGATGTTCCTCGACCCGTCCCGGCCGGGCGTCGAGGACCTGATCGACTCGATCATCGCGGGCGTCCGCTCCTCCTGCACCTACGCCGGTGCCAACTCCCTGGAGGAGTTCGCCGAGCGGGCCGTCGTCGGCATCCAGAGCGCGGCGGGTTACGCGGAGGGCCAGCCGCTGCACGCCAGCTGGAGCTGA
- a CDS encoding GNAT family N-acetyltransferase, producing MRIDVCRAEDIAALERFMPSHSVDGSHGARFARQEAGDSSYLIPWLDGLPVGHAEVRWTGCEAPEVRAAQPGCPELNGLFVWPASLRSRGIGTALVRAAEERAVARGTWLMGLGVGDDNPQAARLYARLGYRPTVSYVDRWAYLDVDCVRHVCADPCVFLVKDLTLPSSSLDVKPA from the coding sequence ATGAGGATCGACGTCTGCCGCGCCGAGGACATCGCGGCGCTGGAGCGGTTCATGCCCTCGCACAGCGTGGACGGGAGCCACGGGGCGCGGTTCGCGCGGCAGGAGGCGGGTGACAGCAGCTATCTGATCCCCTGGCTCGACGGCCTGCCCGTCGGTCACGCGGAGGTCCGCTGGACCGGTTGCGAGGCTCCCGAGGTGCGGGCGGCCCAGCCGGGCTGTCCCGAGCTCAACGGGCTGTTCGTCTGGCCCGCGTCGCTCCGCTCGCGGGGCATCGGAACGGCACTGGTGCGTGCCGCGGAGGAACGGGCGGTCGCCCGCGGAACCTGGCTCATGGGGCTGGGTGTGGGCGACGACAACCCACAGGCCGCGCGGCTCTACGCACGGCTCGGCTACCGGCCCACCGTGTCGTACGTCGATCGCTGGGCGTATCTCGACGTGGACTGTGTGCGCCACGTGTGCGCCGACCCCTGTGTCTTCCTGGTCAAGGACTTGACCCTCCCGTCAAGCTCTCTTGACGTCAAGCCTGCCTGA